In Humulus lupulus chromosome 6, drHumLupu1.1, whole genome shotgun sequence, a single genomic region encodes these proteins:
- the LOC133785529 gene encoding uncharacterized protein LOC133785529, translating into MAHERTLKELAAPNLDHQPLCVQYPALDVNFELNSSLIHLLPSLHGLPGEDPNKHLTKFHIVCSSMKPTLVTEEQIKLRAFPFSLKDGAKEWLYYLPPGTVNTWNEMKTLFLERYFPASKVGSIRKEIYGIRQQTGESLYEYWEIFKRLCASCPLIQYFYEGLFPLDRSMIDAASGGALVDKTPAAARSLISNSAANSQQFRVRQEVYVKGLNETNSKVEQQLSQLTSMVQQMALGQQVRPCGICQLVGHPTYAYPTNQEDTNEHVNAMGGFPGQPRKSYDPYAISYNEGWKEHPNLLYGNQQQTVPTRSPGFPYQQRQQQTYTPQPQQPITSQAQEPSMADMLK; encoded by the coding sequence ATGGCGCATGAAaggacgttgaaagagttggcagcGCCAAATCTAGACCATCAACCTCTCTGTGTTCAATATCCTGCGTTGGATGTTAACTTTGAACTCAATTCGAGCCTCATACATTTACTACCATCTCTCCATGGGCTACCAGGAGAGGACCCGAATAAGCATCTGACAAAATTTCACATAGTCTGCTCTAGCATGAAACCAACTTTAGTAACGGAAGAGCAAATTAAATTAAGAgcatttccattttctttgaagGATGGTGCAAAGGAATGGCTCTATTACCTTCCTCCTGGAACTGTTAATACCTGGAATGAAATGAAGACATTGTTCTTGGAGCGTTACTTCCCAGCATCTAAGGTTGGTAGTATAAGGAAGGAAATCTATGGCATTCGCCAACAGACTGGGGAGTCATTATATGAGTATTGGGAGATATTTAAGAGGCTATGTGCTAGCTGCCCTCTGATCCAATACTTTTATGAAGGACTATTTCCATTGGACAGGAGCATGATTGATGCAGCAAGTGGGGGAGCACTGGTGGATAAGACTCCTGCTGCAGCTAGGAGCTTAATTTCTAATTCGGCAGCTAATTCTCAACAATTTAGAGTTCGTCAAGAAGTTTATGTTAAGGGATTAAATGAGACAAACTCTAAAGTAGAACAGCAGCTGTCGCAATTAACTAGTATGGTTCAACAGATGGCTTTAGGTCAGCAAGTGAGACCTTGTGGCATATGTCAGTTGGTGGGGCATCCTACTTATGCATATCCCACAAATCAAGAGGATACCAATGAGCATGTAAATGCAATGGGGGGATTCCCAGGGCAACCTAGGAAAAGTTATGACCCTTATGCTATAAGTTATAATGAAGGATGGAAGGAACATCCTAATCTTTTatatgggaatcaacaacaaaCTGTTCCTACTAGATCACCAGGGTTTCCTTATCAACAAAGGCAACAACAAACCTATACACCTCAGCCTCAACAACCTATTacctcacaagctcaagaaccaTCAATGGCAGATATGCTAAAATAG